CCATAATAAAAGGCCGTCTGAAAAATCTTTCAGACGGCCTTTTATTCTTTAAATATTAAAATTTGCTTTTAATATCATTAATCAAGCCTTCAGCTTTTTCTTTGGCTTCTTCAGCCAAGTGTGCTACTTTCTCTTTGGCTTCATCGGCTAAAGCAGTTGCTTTTTCTTTAGCTTCTTCAAACAATTGCGAACCTTTTGCTTTACCTTCTTCTAAAGCGTCACTGGCTTTGCTTTCAATATCTGATGCTGCTTCTTTTACTTTGCCAACGCCTTGTTGAACCAAGCCCTCAGCTTCAAGTTTGGTATTGCTGGATACATCTCCTGCCACTTCTTTTACTTTACCGCTGATTTTATCTAATTCGCCGCTCATGGCCATACTCCTGGATTAAATGTTGATAGGATTAGTGCTATATTACCATATATCGGGGCTTCACTTCAACTTTAAAGGCCGTCTGAAAGCCAAAACATGACAAACAAATTAAGTCAGGTTAA
Above is a genomic segment from Neisseria subflava containing:
- a CDS encoding CsbD family protein gives rise to the protein MSGELDKISGKVKEVAGDVSSNTKLEAEGLVQQGVGKVKEAASDIESKASDALEEGKAKGSQLFEEAKEKATALADEAKEKVAHLAEEAKEKAEGLINDIKSKF